In the Deinococcus roseus genome, GGGGCTGGTTGCGTCTTAAATCCCCCTGTTCCTCGCTCCGCTTGGAACGGTCCCCCGTCAGCGTTGGGGATGGGTGGAAAACTGAAGTGAAAGCCATCTCAGACTCACACCGAGTCCCCCAACGCTGACGGGGGACAGCCTTGAGCGCATGCGAAAGGCAGGGGGATCTTCACCCCCAGTGCTCCCCAAAAAACACCTCCCCACAAATGTGCAGGGAGGTGTTTTTTCTTTTTAAACTTTACAGGCTGATCAGGAAGGGATCTTCCAGAGACTCGCAGATGTAGCGCGCAAAACGGGCGGCATCTGCACCATCAATCAGGCGGTGGTCGTAAGTGAGGCTGAGGGGCATCAGGAAGCGGGGCTCGAATTCGCCTTTGTCTTTGTTCCAGACAGGCTCAAAGGCAGAGCGGCTCACGCCGAGGATGGCCACATCTGGGGGGTTGACGATGGGGGTGAAACCGTACCCACCAATGCCGCCCAGGTTGGAGATGTTGAACACGCCTCCGGCCATTTCGTCGGGTTTGAGCTTGCGGTCACGGGCCTTGCCAGCAATCTCGCCCAGTTCCACGCTGATTTCGGTGATGCTCTTGCGGTCCACGTCTTTGATCACGGGAACCAGCAGACCGGAGGGGGTGTCCACAGCGATGCCGAGGTTGATGTAATCGCGGTAAACGACCTGACCGTTGGCCACATCGATGGCTGCAGCAAATTTGGGGAACTTGCGCAGGGCGTTGGCGACCACCTTCATCAGGATGGCGGTCATGGTCAGCTTGCCACCGGCTTTTTCCACACGGGCACCGAAGGACTTGCGGACCTGCTCCATCACAGTGATGTCTGCTTTGTCGAAGTGTGTGACCATGGGAACCGTGGACCAGGCGTTGGCCATGCTGCGCACGGTGGCTTTGCGCACACCATTGAAGTCTTCCCTGCGGATGTTGCCCCACTTGCTGAAGTCGGGAAGGGGCTGGGCCTGAACAACAGGTGCAGCCTGGGCAGCAGGTTGTGCAGCGGCAGCAGGAGCAGACACGGTGGGGGTTCCAGCGGTGCGGCGCACGTCTTCTTCAGAGATGCGTCCGGCAATGCCGGTTCCAGCCACGGTGTTGATGTCAATGCCGATTTCGCGGGCCAGTCTGCGCACACTGGGAGCAGCATGGGCGACCTGACGGCCTTCCACAGCCACCAGAGCGGGGGCAGCTTTGGGACCTTCGTTCTGGGCAATCTGATTGCCAGGTGCCTGGGTGGGAGAACCCTGGTTGGCCTGCTGGGGTTGAGCTTCAGGGACTTCTGCCTTGGGAGCCTCGACTTTGGGGGCAGCAGGTGCAGCAGCGCCACCTTCCAAAACCAGCAGCACACCACCCACGGGCACGTTGTCACCGGCTTTGACTTTGACTTCTTTTACGGTGCCTGCAGCGTCACTTGGGACTTCCACGACAGCCTTGTCAGTCTCAATCTCCACGATGGGCTGGTCTTTGGAAATGGTGTCTCCAGCTTTGACCAGCACGTTGACCACGGTGGCAGAAGCGATGTTGTCGCCCACTTCGGGGAGTTTCACTTCTGCAGAACCACCTGCAGCAGGAGCGCTGCTGGCTGCGGTGTGCTGGGGAACCAGGGTGCCTTCGGGTTCGGCCACAGGTGAGGTTGTTTCGGTCTGGTCGGTCTGGGTGGAGGGTGCGGCAACGCCACCTGCACCTTCGCCTTCAAGCACCAGAATGACGTTGCCCACGGGCACGTTGTCTCCGGTTTTGACCTTGATTTCCTTCACGGTTCCGGCAGCGTCGCTGGGAACTTCCACAACGGCCTTGTCGGTTTCAATTTCAATCACGGGCTGGTTGAGCGCCACAGTGTCGCCCACTTTGACCAGCACATTGACCACGGTAGCGGAGGCAATGTTGTCGCCCACCTCGGGAAGTTTTACTTCAGTAGCCACGCATGTACTCCTTTCAACAGGATCAAAAAGAACATTCCTTCAATACTGCACTGCCTTAACACTGTACCGCAAGAACCCACCCAGGAATTTTCAAGTTGCTCTGGGTGGGTCTGGGGTTCAGCGGGTCACAGGGTTGGGACGGTCAGGGTTGATGCCGTAATCCTTGATGGCTTTCTCGACCACTTCGGGCTTGACCTTGCCTTCTTTGGAGAGGGCATACAGGGTCTGCACCACGATGTGTTTGGCATCCACTTCAAAGAAGTCACGCAGGGCTTCGCGGCTCTCACTGCGACCAAAGCCGTCGGTACCCAGGGTCCAGACTTTGCGGTCCAGGTGTCCGTTCAGGCCATCGGCGGTGAGTTTGACATAGTCAGACACGCTGATGATCACGCCAGGAGCGTTTTCCAGTTGCTGGGCCACATAGGATTTGCGGGGCTCTGCGGTGGGGTGCAGCATGTTGTAGCGCTGCACGTCCAGGGCGTCCTGGTGGATTTCCTTGTAGCTGGTGACAGACCAGATGGACGCGTCCACGTCGTAGGCTTTCAGCATTTCCTGGGCTTCCTGGGCAGCCAGGATGGATGGCCCGGAGGCCAGAATCTGGGCCTGGTTTTTGGCCTTCTCAGCACCGCTCTTCTTGAACAGGTAGATGCCCTTGATGATGCCTTCAAAGACTTTCTCTCTGGACTCATACTCGGGCAGGGGGGCCTGCACGTAGTTCTCGTTTTCCACGGTGATGTAATAGAAGATGTCTTCCATGTCGTGGTACATGCGCTTGAGACCGTCTTCCACAATCACTGCAATTTCATAGGCGAAGGCAGGATCGTAGACTTTCAGGTTGGGCACCACGTAGGCCTGGATCAGGCTGTTGCCGTCTTCGTGTTGCAGGCCTTCCCCGTTGAGGGTGGTGCGGCCTGCGGTGGCTCCGATCATGAAGCCTTTGCATCGCAGGTCCCCGGCAGCCCACACCAGATCTCCCACACGCTGCAGGCCGAACATGGAGTAATACACGTAGAAGGGAATGGTGGGCACACCAAAGTTGGCGTAGGAGGTGCCTGCAGCCACAAAGCTGGCCATGGCTCCGTCTTCGGTGATGCCTTCTTCCAGCATCTGGCCCTGGGCGGATTCTTTGTAGGCCATCAGGGTGCCAGCGTCCACGGGGGTGTACATCTGGCCTCTGGGGCTGTAAATGCCGATTCTGGGCACCAGCGCGTCCATCCCAAAAGTGCGGGCCTCGTCAGGAATGATGGGGATGATGTACTTGCCCACTTCCTTGTCGCGGATCAGCTTGCTCAAGACCTGCACGAACGCCATGGTGGTGGACACTTCACGGCCATTGGAACCGGCGTAAAACTCGTTGAAGAAATCAAAGCCGGGGGTGTTGAGGGGTGCAGCTTTCACTTCACGGCGGGGAATCAGACCACCCAGCGCTTTGCGGCGCTCCAGAGCGTACTTGACTTCAGGGCTGTCCGGGCCGGGGTTGTAGTATTCGAGGTGCTCTGCCTGCTCATCGGTGAGGGGCAGACCCAGGAAGTCCCGCAGGCCAATCAGGCTCTTGGTGTCGAGTTTCTTGACCTGGTGGGCCACGTTTCTGGCCTGTGCGCTGTCCCCCAGACCATAACCCTTGATGGTGCGGGCAATGATGATCGACGGTCTGCCCTTGTGCTCGGTGGCAGATTTGTAAGCGGCATAGACCTTTTTCATGTCGTGACCGCCGCGGTTCAGTTTCTCCAGATCCGCGTCGCTCCAGCCCTCAATCAGGGCTTTCAGTTCAGGGGTGTTGAAGAAGTTTTCACGCAACTCCTTGCCCCCGAAGGCAGCGTAACGCTGGGATTCCCCGTCCACCAGATTTTCAAAGCGGTGAATGAGCGCTCCAGATTTGTCTTTCTGGATGAGTCTGTCCCAGTTGCTGTCCCAGACCACCTTGATGACGTTCCAGCCTGCACCACGGAACAGGGCTTCAAACTCCTGAATGACCTTGGAGTTGGCGCGCACAGGTCCGTCCAGACGCTGCAGGTTGGCGTTCAGCACGAACACCAGGTTGTCCAGGTTTTCGTAGGCAGCGAAACGGATGGCCCCGATGGATTGGGGTTCGTCCATTTCCCCGTCTCCGAGGAACGCCCAGACTTTGCCGTTGCCTTTGTCTTTCATGCCCCGGTTTTCCAGGTACTTCATGAAACGGGCCTGATAAATGGCCTGGATGGGACCCAGACCCATGCTCACGGTGGGGAACTCCCAGTACTCGGGCATCAGCCAGGGGTGGGGATAGCTGGACAGTCCGGGCTCGTCCTGCAGTTCACGGCGGAAGAGGTCCAGTTGCTTCTCATTGAAGCGGCCTTCCAGGAAGCTGCGGGCGTACATGCCAGGGCTGGAGTGGCCCTGGAAGAAGATCAGGTCGCGGTCCACACCTGCGCCGTGTCCACGGAAGAAGTGGTTGTACCCGATTTCCAGCAGCTCGGCAGCAGAGGCGTAGGTGGAGAGGTGCCCCCCGATCCCGTCGCTCTTCTTGTTTGCACGGATCACCATCGCCACGCTGTTCCAGCGGTTGATGTTCATGATGCGGCGTTCCATCTCCATGTCACCGGGGAACTCGGGTTCGCGGTGCGCGGGAATGGTGTTGATGTAAGGCGTGTTCTGTTTGTGGTGAATGTTCACGCCGTGAAAGTAGGCATACTGCTTCAGTTCTTCCAGGATTTCCTGGGCACGTTCATTGCCAGCGCTTGCCAGCACGTATGCCAGCGAGTCCAGCCATTCCTGCAACTCCACGGAGTTGAGTTTTGCGAGCTGTTCAACAGGTAGGGCAGCCCGCGTGTTGGTGACATCTGCCATGATGCATTGACCCCTTTCTTTGCTAGTGGTGTACTTTGTGGGCAAGTAAACCACTTCTGAGACAAATCTACTTTAACCGCCCAGACCCCCAGCTGCATAGAGCTAAATCTTAGATCTAATTTTTGATCGGGCATGATGGCTAGACGGTGTGTGCTTGTATGCGTCTGGGAAGTCAACAGTTCACAGTGTACCCTCTGTGCTGAGGGTCAAGATGTTGCTTTTGTGACGGTGCCCAATGGTGGTGCAACCTTGCTGTGCCTTCCCCATCAAACAAAAAAATGCCGGAAAACCCGACATTTCATGAAAAAGAGGAGCTGTAAGCCCCTCAGGCAACCTGCTCAAAAACGTAGAAGGACACCAGTGCAACCAGCACACCAATCCAGCCGGGGGCTTCTCCAAGGTTGAACTCGAAATCTTTGCCGATCACGGTTCCACCGAGGCGTCCCACCAGTTTGTGTCCGTTCTGCTGCGCAGCCACGTCCCAGCCCACAATGGGGCCACCGAGGCGACCGGTCACCCGATCCACACCGCGCAGGGTGAGTTCCTGATCACCGATGCTGCCCACCAGGGCACCATCTTGCAGATGAACTTCGACGTTCAATCCAGCGGCAGTTCCCTGCACGCCTGTTTCTGTGATCTCCAAGTTAAAGCTTTTACCTGCGAGTTTCCCGCCGACGCGACCTTTGATAAAGTCACCGTCCAGGGCACAGCGCACGTCATATCCTGCGGCGCCGTGAAAACGACCAGTCATGAGTTCTTCAGTCACGCTAGGTAGTATAGCAAAGGAATCCCTGAAATGCAGGAGAGGATGCCGAGGGCTTCAGAAAGCCACTGCTGCACTCATTCAAAATATCAGGGGGAATGTAGGGGCAGGCATACCTCGCCCTTTTGCACAGGAACCGAAGCCAGGAGCTTCCAGAAAACCATTGCTGAATCATGCTTAATGTCATAAGAACACTGTAGGGGCGCAGCGTGCTGCGCCCTCTTCCCAGTCTTTGCATCAGCCATAGCATTTTCTGGTCTCAGCTTTACTTGTTCTGGTTCTTCCGGCGGGCAAAAGACCTGTACGTGCTTTCCTTGCGGGCTTTCTGCAGGTCGCCTTTTTTCATCTGCTCTGCCAGAACATTCAGGGAATCCATCTGCTCCTGGACCCTTGGGGAAGCGGGGAGCGAGGCCAATGCTTCGCTATAACGCATAAAAGCCGGGGCATCAAATTCCTGTTCACCTGCGGCCACTGCGACCACAGTTTCTTCCTGTTTCAGGGTGACTTCCAGCAAGGTGACGTATTCTTTAACCGCCATGTTTTCAGGCAGGGCATCGTATTGCTGCACAGGAACGACTTTCAGGCTGAGGGTCTGTTTGACCACCACCCTTTCTTCTCCTCTATCAAAGGCCACACGGGCGGTCATGAGGGGAACTTCACTCTGGCCTGCAGGGAGTTCTGGAATTCTGAAGCGCAGTGCAGATTCGGAAGCCTGACCGTACCTGAGGTTGGGCAGCCTGTACCTGCCGGTGTTCACCGTGGCATAGCGGTTCAGCACATCGTCCAAAGTCACACCGGAATGCACCGTGATGCCCAGGCTGACCCGTCTGGCAAAAGTGCTTTCCAGGCCCTTGAGTTCCTCTTCAAAGATGGCAGGGAGCATTTCGGGGTTGCTGACATAATGATAGTTGCCACCGCCTGCATCGGCCATGCCCATCAGCAGGTCCTCGTCATAGTCGTCTCCCATGCCGAAGGTGCTGGTGCTGACCCCGTGTTCGGAGAGTTCCAGCACCTCCTGGTTGATCTGTTTGCGGTCTGTGATCCCCACATTGGCCTGTCCGTCAGAGAGCAGCATCACCCGGTTGAGCAGGCTTTTCTGGTAATGCTCGCTGACCAGAAAGCCGCCTTTGAACCATCCACCGTGCAGATCGGTGCTGCCTCTGGCTGTCACGGTGCGGATGCGCTGTTGCAGTTGCACCCTGCTGGGTCTGGAAATCAGCGTGCTGGGGCAAAGCACATCGATTTTGTCATCGAAGATCACCACAGAGGCGCGGTCTCCGTCCTGAAAGTGGTTCAGGCATTCGGTGGCGGCTTTTTTGGCGTACTCGATGCCTTTTCCGGTCATGCTGCCGCTGCGGTCCAGCACCAGAGAAACATTGAGCTGTGAACGTTTGTTGTTCTGGATTTGCTCGGGTGGGGTGAGTTTGACCACCACATCCAGGGTGATGGGGGTGTTTTCGGGCAGTGCGGTTTTGATGGGGAGGATCTCCAGTTTCAGCATAAAATCTCCTTTTGGGAATAAGGCACCCACACCTCCCATCAGGGGGTTCTGGGGGATGAAAGGCTCAGTCTTCTAACGCCTGCTGAATTTTCTTGAGGATTTTTTGCAGCAATGTGGGGTTCTTGATGGGCTCGAAATCCTCGGTGAGGTGCAACTCCACGCCTTCAGAGATGGGCACCCGGGTGTAGGTCTCGGCTTTACGGGCTTTCTTGCGCTCTCTGGCATCTCCATATTGCAGAAAATCCGGGAATGCGGGTGCTGCTGGAGCAGGTGCAGCCATCGGAGCTGGCATGGAAGGAGGCACAGAAGCTGCCAGAGGTGGCGCGGCTTCTTCTTTCTCCATCCGGCTTTCTTCTGCCTGAACTGCCCTTTTGCGGAAAAAGTCCATGGGGTGCTTTTCAGCAACAC is a window encoding:
- the aceF gene encoding dihydrolipoyllysine-residue acetyltransferase — encoded protein: MATEVKLPEVGDNIASATVVNVLVKVGDTVALNQPVIEIETDKAVVEVPSDAAGTVKEIKVKTGDNVPVGNVILVLEGEGAGGVAAPSTQTDQTETTSPVAEPEGTLVPQHTAASSAPAAGGSAEVKLPEVGDNIASATVVNVLVKAGDTISKDQPIVEIETDKAVVEVPSDAAGTVKEVKVKAGDNVPVGGVLLVLEGGAAAPAAPKVEAPKAEVPEAQPQQANQGSPTQAPGNQIAQNEGPKAAPALVAVEGRQVAHAAPSVRRLAREIGIDINTVAGTGIAGRISEEDVRRTAGTPTVSAPAAAAQPAAQAAPVVQAQPLPDFSKWGNIRREDFNGVRKATVRSMANAWSTVPMVTHFDKADITVMEQVRKSFGARVEKAGGKLTMTAILMKVVANALRKFPKFAAAIDVANGQVVYRDYINLGIAVDTPSGLLVPVIKDVDRKSITEISVELGEIAGKARDRKLKPDEMAGGVFNISNLGGIGGYGFTPIVNPPDVAILGVSRSAFEPVWNKDKGEFEPRFLMPLSLTYDHRLIDGADAARFARYICESLEDPFLISL
- the aceE gene encoding pyruvate dehydrogenase (acetyl-transferring), homodimeric type, translating into MADVTNTRAALPVEQLAKLNSVELQEWLDSLAYVLASAGNERAQEILEELKQYAYFHGVNIHHKQNTPYINTIPAHREPEFPGDMEMERRIMNINRWNSVAMVIRANKKSDGIGGHLSTYASAAELLEIGYNHFFRGHGAGVDRDLIFFQGHSSPGMYARSFLEGRFNEKQLDLFRRELQDEPGLSSYPHPWLMPEYWEFPTVSMGLGPIQAIYQARFMKYLENRGMKDKGNGKVWAFLGDGEMDEPQSIGAIRFAAYENLDNLVFVLNANLQRLDGPVRANSKVIQEFEALFRGAGWNVIKVVWDSNWDRLIQKDKSGALIHRFENLVDGESQRYAAFGGKELRENFFNTPELKALIEGWSDADLEKLNRGGHDMKKVYAAYKSATEHKGRPSIIIARTIKGYGLGDSAQARNVAHQVKKLDTKSLIGLRDFLGLPLTDEQAEHLEYYNPGPDSPEVKYALERRKALGGLIPRREVKAAPLNTPGFDFFNEFYAGSNGREVSTTMAFVQVLSKLIRDKEVGKYIIPIIPDEARTFGMDALVPRIGIYSPRGQMYTPVDAGTLMAYKESAQGQMLEEGITEDGAMASFVAAGTSYANFGVPTIPFYVYYSMFGLQRVGDLVWAAGDLRCKGFMIGATAGRTTLNGEGLQHEDGNSLIQAYVVPNLKVYDPAFAYEIAVIVEDGLKRMYHDMEDIFYYITVENENYVQAPLPEYESREKVFEGIIKGIYLFKKSGAEKAKNQAQILASGPSILAAQEAQEMLKAYDVDASIWSVTSYKEIHQDALDVQRYNMLHPTAEPRKSYVAQQLENAPGVIISVSDYVKLTADGLNGHLDRKVWTLGTDGFGRSESREALRDFFEVDAKHIVVQTLYALSKEGKVKPEVVEKAIKDYGINPDRPNPVTR
- a CDS encoding vWA domain-containing protein — its product is MLKLEILPIKTALPENTPITLDVVVKLTPPEQIQNNKRSQLNVSLVLDRSGSMTGKGIEYAKKAATECLNHFQDGDRASVVIFDDKIDVLCPSTLISRPSRVQLQQRIRTVTARGSTDLHGGWFKGGFLVSEHYQKSLLNRVMLLSDGQANVGITDRKQINQEVLELSEHGVSTSTFGMGDDYDEDLLMGMADAGGGNYHYVSNPEMLPAIFEEELKGLESTFARRVSLGITVHSGVTLDDVLNRYATVNTGRYRLPNLRYGQASESALRFRIPELPAGQSEVPLMTARVAFDRGEERVVVKQTLSLKVVPVQQYDALPENMAVKEYVTLLEVTLKQEETVVAVAAGEQEFDAPAFMRYSEALASLPASPRVQEQMDSLNVLAEQMKKGDLQKARKESTYRSFARRKNQNK
- a CDS encoding MerR family transcriptional regulator, with the translated sequence MVNLQAYHSDSWNLDAFAERVNRLLPEFLPADKMNSRMQDTVNPRLIRHYTTLGLLDSPDREGREARYTYRHLLQLLLLRKMLAAGFATGIIAPITQEKTLEELEDLLLGERVAEKHPMDFFRKRAVQAEESRMEKEEAAPPLAASVPPSMPAPMAAPAPAAPAFPDFLQYGDARERKKARKAETYTRVPISEGVELHLTEDFEPIKNPTLLQKILKKIQQALED